A genomic region of Lytechinus pictus isolate F3 Inbred chromosome 2, Lp3.0, whole genome shotgun sequence contains the following coding sequences:
- the LOC129279569 gene encoding uncharacterized protein LOC129279569, with amino-acid sequence MLIMADGSGRSQSIQTILRDNFTIISEQIEEFQMTQGEWRELMKSHKEYLMFDNIITMQPEAESNSKFNMGRLYFKALLWFFVSLFLSVFFLFALFSNGVISEDSFLGSVHHHISKFYVETYDGAFLDKEHCIMPLHEVVQDLFRPPVLNCSMCAGMTSVDIRTNLTTDEFKAKYAYSSRPLLVTDGMDGWTAVDTFSFQFFQEVYAVGSKALKSAEDDCQFFPYKTNFEKLGDVFNMTVDQAYLRDGPNSKPWYIGWYVDQAYFEFGVFQYDFFLHSHGPCIGMARQLAAVCFEEILTLKKKIILVH; translated from the coding sequence ATGTTAATCATGGCCGATGGAAGTGGAAGAAGTCAGAGTATCCAGACCATTTTAAGGGATAATTTTACCATAATTAGTGAGCAAATTGAAGAATTCCAAATGACACAAGGAGAATGGCGAGAGTTGATGAAATCTCACAAGGAGTATCTGATGTTTGACAACATCATCACAATGCAACCAGAGGCAGAGTCTAACTCTAAGTTTAATATGGGACGTCTATATTTCAAAGCTCTTCTTTGGTTCTTTGTGAGCTTATTTCTGTCAGTGTTCTTCCTTTTCGCGCTGTTTTCAAATGGAGTCATTTCGGAGGATTCTTTTCTGGGTTCTGTTCATCACCACATCTCCAAGTTTTATGTTGAAACATATGATGGTGCCTTTCTTGACAAGGAACATTGCATTATGCCGCTCCATGAAGTTGTTCAAGATCTGTTCCGACCTCCTGTTTTAAATTGCAGCATGTGTGCAGGCATGACTTCGGTAGATATACGCACCAACCTAACAACCGACGAGTTCAAGGCAAAATATGCTTACTCTAGTCGACCTCTTCTTGTGACGGATGGAATGGATGGCTGGACAGCTGTAGATACCTTCAGTTTTCAGTTCTTTCAGGAGGTGTATGCCGTAGGCAGTAAAGCACTGAAGAGCGCAGAAGATGACTGCCAGTTCTTCCCTTATAAAACCAATTTTGAGAAGCTTGGAGACGTGTTTAACATGACAGTTGATCAAGCTTATTTGAGAGATGGCCCAAATTCTAAGCCATGGTACATTGGATGGTATGTCGATCAAGCTTATTTTGAATTTGGTGtatttcaatatgatttttttttacatagccATGGCCCATGCATTGGCATGGCCAGACAGCTGGCAGCTGTCTGTTTTGAGGAgattttaacattaaaaaaaaaaattatcctcgTACACTGA